The Cellulomonas fulva genome includes a window with the following:
- a CDS encoding metal ABC transporter solute-binding protein, Zn/Mn family, which translates to MRHRPLAVAALAVVALTLTACSSDGDPGGTGGTGGGADGDAIAVVASTNVWGDVVSQVGGDLVSVTSIVDDPSADPHSYEGSARVQLELSRADLVVLNGGGYDDFATTLVDALDTRPPVVDAVEASGLTAPDGGELNEHVWYSLEAVQDVAGAVADELARLDPAHADDFAGNAEAFVGTLDGLLDRAAAIGAEHGGAAVAVTEPVPLYLVAEAGLVDRTPGEFSEAIEEEIDVAPAVMEAMLDLVSSHEVAFLVYNEQTTGPQTDQVVAAAQDADVPVVRVTETLPEGKDYVTWMTDNLEAFAQALA; encoded by the coding sequence ATGCGCCACCGTCCCCTCGCCGTCGCCGCGCTCGCCGTGGTGGCGCTGACCCTCACCGCCTGCTCGTCGGACGGCGACCCGGGCGGCACCGGCGGCACCGGTGGGGGCGCCGACGGCGACGCGATCGCGGTGGTCGCCTCGACGAACGTGTGGGGCGACGTCGTCAGCCAGGTCGGGGGCGACCTCGTCAGCGTGACGTCGATCGTCGACGACCCGTCGGCCGACCCGCACTCCTACGAGGGCAGCGCCCGGGTGCAGCTCGAGCTCTCGCGAGCGGACCTCGTCGTGCTGAACGGCGGGGGGTACGACGACTTCGCGACGACGCTCGTCGACGCGCTCGACACCCGGCCGCCGGTGGTGGACGCGGTCGAGGCCTCCGGCCTCACGGCTCCCGATGGCGGCGAGCTGAACGAGCACGTCTGGTACAGCCTCGAGGCGGTGCAGGACGTCGCCGGCGCGGTCGCCGACGAGCTGGCGCGGCTCGACCCGGCGCACGCGGACGACTTCGCGGGCAACGCCGAGGCGTTCGTCGGCACGCTCGACGGGCTGCTCGACCGGGCGGCCGCGATCGGCGCCGAGCACGGCGGCGCGGCCGTCGCGGTGACGGAGCCGGTGCCGCTGTACCTGGTCGCGGAGGCCGGGCTCGTCGACCGCACGCCGGGCGAGTTCTCGGAGGCGATCGAGGAGGAGATCGACGTCGCGCCGGCGGTCATGGAGGCGATGCTCGACCTCGTGTCGTCGCACGAGGTGGCGTTCCTCGTGTACAACGAGCAGACGACCGGACCGCAGACCGACCAGGTGGTCGCGGCCGCGCAGGACGCGGACGTGCCGGTCGTCCGGGTGACCGAGACGCTGCCGGAGGGCAAGGACTACGTGACGTGGATGACGGACAACCTCGAGGCCTTCGCGCAGGCGCTCGCGTGA
- a CDS encoding metal ABC transporter ATP-binding protein: protein MTSAAAAPAPLALAGAHLAYGPRTVWSGLDLTVAPGEFLTVLGPNGSGKTSLLRVVLGLTPLSGGRLTIAGAPARRGSRDVGYIPQQRLVDPSTPVRARDLVRLGLDGDRWGIGGRSRRDRVDELLAAVGAAPYADVPLGMLSGGEQQRVRIAQALASEPALLLCDEPLLSLDLRHQHEVTALIDEMRRTRGTSVVFVTHEINPVLPYTDRVLYLAPAGHAVGTPDEVLTSERLTALYGTPVDVLRTRGRVVIVGGDDEHAHHVEEVEE, encoded by the coding sequence GTGACGTCGGCCGCGGCCGCCCCCGCGCCTCTCGCCCTGGCGGGCGCCCACCTCGCGTACGGGCCGCGCACGGTGTGGTCGGGGCTCGACCTGACCGTCGCGCCCGGAGAGTTCCTCACCGTGCTCGGCCCCAACGGCTCCGGCAAGACGAGCCTGCTCCGCGTCGTCCTCGGCCTGACCCCGCTCAGCGGCGGGCGGCTGACGATCGCGGGTGCGCCCGCCCGGCGCGGCAGCCGTGACGTCGGCTACATCCCGCAGCAGCGCCTGGTCGACCCGTCGACGCCCGTGCGCGCACGGGACCTGGTCCGGCTCGGCCTGGACGGTGACCGGTGGGGGATCGGCGGGCGGTCCCGCCGGGACCGGGTCGACGAGCTGCTCGCGGCGGTCGGCGCCGCGCCGTACGCGGACGTGCCGCTCGGCATGCTCTCGGGCGGGGAGCAGCAGCGCGTGCGGATCGCGCAGGCGCTCGCGTCCGAGCCCGCGCTGCTGCTGTGCGACGAGCCGCTGCTCTCCCTGGACCTGCGCCACCAGCACGAGGTCACGGCGCTGATCGACGAGATGCGGCGCACCCGCGGCACGTCGGTGGTCTTCGTGACGCACGAGATCAACCCGGTCCTGCCGTACACCGACCGCGTGCTCTACCTCGCACCGGCCGGCCACGCGGTGGGGACCCCGGACGAGGTCCTGACGTCCGAGCGACTCACGGCGTTGTACGGCACGCCCGTGGACGTCCTGCGCACGCGGGGTCGCGTCGTGATCGTGGGGGGCGACGACGAGCACGCCCACCACGTCGAGGAGGTCGAGGAGTGA
- a CDS encoding metal ABC transporter permease — protein sequence MTTLSVPVPAAVADDWWTRVFDFTDYGSLLALVHNSLIAGAVLGLVGGLVGVLVMQRDLAFAVHGISELSFAGAAAALLLSIDVMLGAVLGSVLAALLIGLMGTRARDRNSIIGVIMPFGLGLGVLFLALYPGRAANKFGLLTGQIVAVDETRLSLFLAIAAVVLVALVVIWRPLTFSSIDPDVAAARGVPTRALGIGFMLLLGLAVALAVQVVGALLVLSLLITPAAAATRVSASPVVVPLLSVAFAVTSAVGGILLALGGSVPISPYVTTISFVIYVVCRVVGDLRTRRGWARRVAAVERDEVAAA from the coding sequence GTGACCACGCTGTCCGTCCCCGTGCCGGCCGCGGTGGCCGACGACTGGTGGACCCGGGTGTTCGACTTCACCGACTACGGGTCGCTGCTCGCCCTGGTGCACAACTCGCTCATCGCGGGTGCGGTGCTCGGGCTCGTCGGCGGGCTCGTCGGCGTGCTCGTCATGCAGCGCGACCTGGCGTTCGCGGTGCACGGCATCAGCGAGCTGTCGTTCGCCGGCGCCGCGGCGGCGCTGCTGCTCTCGATCGACGTCATGCTCGGCGCCGTCCTGGGCTCCGTGCTGGCGGCGCTCCTGATCGGGCTGATGGGCACGCGCGCGCGGGACCGCAACTCGATCATCGGCGTGATCATGCCGTTCGGCCTCGGCCTGGGCGTGCTGTTCCTGGCCCTGTACCCCGGACGGGCGGCGAACAAGTTCGGCCTGCTCACCGGGCAGATCGTCGCCGTCGACGAGACCCGGCTGTCGCTCTTCCTCGCGATCGCCGCGGTGGTGCTCGTCGCGCTCGTCGTGATCTGGCGGCCCCTGACGTTCTCGAGCATCGACCCCGACGTGGCCGCCGCCCGCGGCGTGCCGACGCGAGCACTGGGCATCGGGTTCATGCTCCTGCTCGGCCTCGCGGTGGCGCTCGCGGTGCAGGTGGTGGGGGCGCTCCTGGTCCTCTCGCTGCTCATCACGCCCGCCGCCGCGGCGACGCGCGTGAGCGCGTCGCCCGTGGTCGTGCCGCTGCTGTCGGTGGCGTTCGCCGTCACCAGCGCGGTCGGCGGGATCCTGCTCGCGCTCGGCGGCTCGGTGCCCATCAGCCCGTACGTGACGACGATCTCGTTTGTGATCTACGTCGTCTGCCGGGTGGTCGGGGACCTGCGCACGCGGCGTGGCTGGGCCCGGCGGGTGGCGGCGGTGGAGCGCGACGAGGTCGCCGCGGCCTAG
- a CDS encoding Fur family transcriptional regulator, with protein MIGQRSTRQRRAIGELMDELDDFRSAQQIHVLLGRRGEDIGLATVYRTLGAMAANGDFDVLRTESGETLYRSCEREAHHHHLVCRVCGRTVEVQGGALEEFLAAAAAETGFADVAHTVEMFGTCPQCVAALPTDAPTALPTDAPTDTSTDTSTD; from the coding sequence GTGATCGGACAGCGCAGCACGCGCCAGCGTCGCGCGATCGGCGAGCTCATGGACGAGCTCGACGACTTCCGCAGCGCCCAGCAGATCCACGTCCTGCTCGGCCGGCGGGGCGAGGACATCGGCCTCGCCACGGTGTACCGCACGCTGGGCGCGATGGCCGCGAACGGCGACTTCGACGTCCTGCGGACCGAGTCGGGCGAGACGCTCTACCGCTCCTGCGAGCGCGAGGCGCACCACCACCACCTGGTGTGCCGCGTGTGCGGCCGCACCGTCGAGGTGCAGGGGGGCGCGCTCGAGGAGTTCCTCGCGGCCGCCGCCGCCGAGACCGGCTTCGCGGACGTGGCGCACACGGTCGAGATGTTCGGCACGTGCCCGCAGTGCGTGGCGGCCCTACCGACCGACGCACCGACCGCGCTTCCGACCGACGCGCCGACCGACACCTCGACCGACACCTCGACCGACTAG